A region from the Lolium perenne isolate Kyuss_39 chromosome 4, Kyuss_2.0, whole genome shotgun sequence genome encodes:
- the LOC127323274 gene encoding uncharacterized protein, whose amino-acid sequence MEHLLASLKLPQADQSAPMTTAELEAAIPMLPGKKQRLRESFDRLVACSPMQLPFTWDDLDAHVSSLHASISIRFLQLQALQAPRPAVSVPAPSATYGDEFIEEDEEMVRNDEDASPVPVDEVEKDWEDKKVRLAPLRGEYQAGRSRTRDQELAVPMPVHAPDAGNPIFQQPYAAYQLQPELPMPRTNLPMLQQQLYVPYRQENLAVAMQTPNSNYGVPMVPQPYLAYGRPEFISQAPMVNEHVLQQLAHHQPYYPVVPSNNSCYPMLRHQEHVTAESGIRKDTNHVMMVNKTTKFKCKGKSKKKVKSKDAGETDTPRKSKIGHTPDEECFFCKEKGHWKRNCKKYLVEKGSLKSPAPI is encoded by the coding sequence ATGGAGCACCTCCTTGCCTCTCTCAAGTTGCCGCAAGCTGACCAGTCTGCGCCGATGACGACGGCGGAGCTGGAGGCTGCCATCCCCATGCTCCCGGGCAAGAAGCAGCGCCTTCGGGAATCGTTCGATCGCCTCGTCGCCTGCTCGCCGATGCAGCTCCCCTTCACCTGGGACGACCTCGATGCCCACGTATCTTCCCTGCACGCATCCATCTCCATCCGATTCCTCCAGCTGCAGGCCCTGCAGGCGCCCCGCCCCGCCGTCTCCGTCCCCGCACCGTCCGCCACATACGGCGACGAGTTcatcgaggaggacgaggagatgGTTAGAAACGATGAGGATGCGTCGCCGGTTCCGGTCGATGAAGTGGAGAAAGATTGGGAAGACAAGAAGGTAAGACTCGCTCCTCTACGCGGCGAGTACCAGGCGGGTAGAAGTAGAACTCGAGATCAAGAGCTTGCCGTTCCAATGCCGGTTCACGCCCCGGACGCTGGGAACCCTATCTTCCAGCAGCCATACGCGGCGTACCAGCTCCAGCCTGAGCTGCCAATGCCGAGGACCAATCTTCCTATGCTCCAGCAACAGCTGTACGTGCCGTACCGGCAAGAAAACCTCGCCGTGGCGATGCAAACCCCGAACTCCAACTATGGTGTCCCTATGGTCCCGCAACCGTACCTGGCCTACGGCAGACCAGAGTTTATAAGCCAAGCTCCGATGGTCAATGAACATGTACTCCAGCAGCTGGCGCACCATCAACCCTACTACCCTGTCGTGCCGAGCAATAACAGTTGCTATCCAATGCTCCGGCACCAGGAGCACGTGACTGCTGAGAGTGGAATCCGGAAAGATACCAACCATGTGATGATGGTAAACAAAACAACCAAGTTTAAGTGTAAGGGTAAGTCTAAGAAGAAGGTCAAATCAAAGGACGCCGGTGAGACTGATACGCCTAGGAAGTCCAAGATCGGCCACACGCCCGACGAAGAGTGTTTCTTCTGCAAAGAGAAAGGACACTGGAAAAGAAATTGCAAAAAGTATCTA